From the Rhodothalassiaceae bacterium genome, one window contains:
- a CDS encoding ornithine decarboxylase codes for MNRARIEALPIFSPPAAAPAPSAEAPLCRSPAEAVALFGADGPIEVIYPDRLRRAARLFLGRFPGRVLYAVKANPHPVVLRVLHEAGVDSFDVASIAEIDLVRAHAPAARLYFMHPVKSRAAIRHALLAGVRDFAFDCAAELDKIVEEAGGLALDLHLRIALPATGAALEFTGKFGADREQAVRLLRRARPLARRLGIAFHVGSQCENPLAFADAMRFAASLADEAGVGIDSLDVGGGFPAPYPDRSPRPLRHYLATIRQAARRLGLDGLDLLCEPGRAMVAEAGSVLARVDLRKGDALYLNDGGFGALYDAAALGWRYPVRRIWRAGAGAPDEAGEAPLAPFRFFGPTCDSMDRMEGPFFLPEDMDEGDWIEIANLGAYGAAMRTRFNGFGAGRTVLIRARAGRGQMAEARRSRPRAGEGAGAAFRLPVSA; via the coding sequence ATGAACCGAGCGCGCATCGAAGCCCTTCCCATCTTTTCCCCGCCTGCCGCGGCGCCGGCGCCGTCGGCCGAGGCGCCGCTGTGCCGGAGCCCGGCCGAGGCGGTTGCGCTGTTCGGGGCGGACGGGCCCATCGAGGTGATCTATCCCGACCGCCTGCGCCGGGCGGCACGCCTGTTTCTGGGGCGTTTTCCAGGACGCGTGCTCTATGCGGTGAAGGCGAACCCGCATCCGGTGGTGCTGCGGGTTCTTCACGAGGCGGGCGTCGACTCCTTCGACGTCGCCTCGATCGCCGAGATCGATCTCGTGCGTGCGCATGCGCCGGCGGCCCGGCTCTATTTCATGCATCCCGTAAAATCCCGGGCCGCGATCCGCCACGCCCTGCTCGCCGGGGTGCGCGACTTCGCCTTCGACTGCGCGGCCGAGCTCGACAAGATCGTCGAGGAGGCCGGCGGGCTCGCCCTCGATCTTCACCTGCGCATCGCGCTGCCGGCCACCGGCGCGGCGCTCGAGTTCACCGGCAAGTTCGGTGCGGACCGCGAGCAGGCGGTGCGGCTGCTCCGGCGTGCGCGGCCGCTTGCGCGCCGCCTCGGCATCGCCTTCCACGTCGGCTCCCAGTGCGAGAACCCGCTGGCCTTCGCGGATGCCATGCGGTTTGCGGCCTCGCTCGCCGACGAGGCGGGGGTCGGGATCGACTCGCTCGATGTCGGCGGCGGCTTTCCGGCGCCCTATCCGGACCGCAGCCCGCGGCCGCTGCGCCACTATCTCGCGACGATCCGGCAGGCGGCCCGCCGCCTCGGCCTGGACGGGCTCGACCTGCTGTGCGAGCCGGGCCGCGCGATGGTGGCGGAGGCCGGGTCCGTCCTGGCGCGCGTGGACCTGCGCAAGGGGGACGCCCTCTACCTCAACGACGGCGGCTTCGGCGCGCTCTATGACGCCGCCGCGCTCGGCTGGCGCTACCCGGTGCGGCGGATCTGGCGCGCCGGCGCGGGCGCGCCGGACGAGGCGGGCGAGGCGCCGCTTGCGCCGTTCCGCTTCTTCGGCCCCACCTGCGACAGCATGGACCGGATGGAGGGCCCCTTCTTCCTGCCCGAGGACATGGATGAGGGCGACTGGATCGAAATCGCCAATCTCGGCGCCTATGGCGCGGCGATGCGCACCCGCTTCAACGGCTTCGGCGCGGGACGCACCGTGCTGATCCGCGCCCGCGCCGGCCGCGGCCAGATGGCCGAGGCGCGCCGCAGCCGCCCGCGCGCGGGCGAGGGTGCGGGTGCGGCCTTCCGCCTGCCCGTTTCGGCTTGA
- the ansA gene encoding isoaspartyl peptidase/L-asparaginase, with protein MAAGIGVRIRNAALCGLALAAALGVRTARAEDGGMRYAIAIHGGAGTITRQSMTAERERAYRAKLAEALEAGRNVLAAGGSALDAVEAAIVVMEDSPLFNAGKGAVFTADGRNELDASIMDGRTLNAGAVAAVTHVKNPIRLARLVMERSPHVLLAGDGAEAFAREVGAELVPATYFWTERRWQQLMRVQEEKKGAGLLLDHDAEHKYGTVGAVALDKDGNLAAGTSTGGLTNKAWGRIGDSPIIGAGTYASNASCAVSGTGQGEYFIRLTIAREVCALVEHRKLPLQRAADEVIQNRLKNLGGSGGVIALGRDGAIAFSFNTEGMYRGWLTSADPEPHTAIYKD; from the coding sequence ATGGCTGCAGGCATCGGGGTGCGGATCCGGAATGCGGCGCTGTGCGGGCTCGCGCTGGCGGCGGCGCTCGGCGTGCGGACGGCCCGGGCGGAGGATGGCGGCATGCGGTACGCGATCGCGATTCATGGCGGGGCCGGGACGATCACCCGCCAGTCCATGACGGCCGAGCGCGAGCGGGCCTACCGCGCCAAGCTCGCCGAGGCGCTGGAGGCGGGGCGCAATGTGCTGGCCGCGGGCGGCAGCGCGCTCGATGCGGTCGAGGCCGCCATCGTCGTGATGGAGGACAGCCCGCTGTTCAACGCCGGCAAGGGCGCCGTGTTCACCGCCGACGGCCGCAACGAGCTCGACGCCTCGATCATGGACGGGCGGACGCTGAACGCCGGGGCCGTCGCGGCGGTGACCCATGTCAAGAACCCGATCCGGCTCGCCCGGCTCGTGATGGAGCGCTCGCCCCATGTCCTGCTCGCCGGCGACGGGGCCGAGGCGTTCGCGCGCGAAGTCGGCGCCGAACTCGTGCCCGCGACCTATTTCTGGACCGAGCGGCGCTGGCAGCAGCTCATGCGCGTGCAGGAGGAGAAGAAGGGCGCGGGGCTGCTGCTGGACCACGACGCCGAGCACAAATACGGCACCGTCGGGGCGGTCGCGCTCGACAAGGACGGCAATCTCGCCGCCGGCACCTCCACCGGCGGGCTCACCAACAAGGCCTGGGGGCGGATCGGGGATTCCCCGATCATCGGCGCCGGCACCTATGCGAGCAACGCAAGCTGCGCGGTCTCGGGGACGGGGCAGGGCGAATACTTCATCCGGCTGACCATCGCGCGCGAGGTCTGCGCGCTGGTCGAGCACCGCAAGCTGCCGCTGCAACGGGCCGCGGACGAGGTGATCCAGAACAGGCTGAAGAACCTCGGCGGCTCGGGCGGCGTCATCGCACTGGGGCGCGACGGCGCCATCGCCTTCAGCTTCAACACCGAGGGCATGTACCGCGGCTGGCTCACCAGCGCGGATCCCGAGCCGCATACCGCCATCTACAAGGACTGA
- a CDS encoding DNA-directed RNA polymerase sigma-70 factor, with protein MRRRLLDGIEREIPHLRRYARALTRDPDDADDLVQDTLERAIARLDQFQPGTDLRSWMFTIMHNLFIDGCRRARRRGESVEIEDWMANASAEPSQLDAVTVREVIEKMDHLSPHEREVLEKVAIDGMKYEEAAAELGVAVGTVKSRLFRARESLKRLGIAA; from the coding sequence ATGAGACGCCGCTTGCTGGACGGAATCGAACGCGAAATTCCGCATCTGCGTCGCTACGCCCGGGCGCTCACCCGGGATCCGGACGATGCCGACGACCTCGTCCAGGACACGCTTGAGCGCGCGATCGCCCGGCTCGACCAGTTCCAGCCGGGGACGGATCTCAGATCCTGGATGTTCACGATCATGCACAACCTCTTCATCGACGGCTGCCGCCGCGCGCGCCGCCGTGGTGAGAGCGTGGAGATCGAGGACTGGATGGCCAACGCCTCCGCCGAGCCGTCCCAGCTCGATGCGGTGACCGTGCGCGAGGTGATCGAGAAGATGGATCACCTGAGCCCCCACGAGCGCGAGGTGCTCGAAAAGGTCGCCATCGACGGCATGAAATACGAGGAGGCGGCTGCCGAGCTCGGGGTCGCGGTCGGCACCGTCAAGAGCCGGCTGTTCCGTGCGCGCGAGAGCCTGAAGCGCCTCGGCATCGCCGCCTGA
- a CDS encoding riboflavin biosynthesis protein translates to MKLWRDRGPLDPRLRGAVVALGNFDGFHRGHQVVVGEAGRLARAMGTALAVLVTEPHPRAFFAPDAAPFRLTPFRDRLRLMEGFGVDLLAVLRFNARLAATDHWAFVLRYLKQALQALHVVVGFDYRFGRGRGGSAATLAWQGGMEGFGVTVVPPVRFGIEGAAGEIYSSSLVRQALRDGRARRAAALLGHWWTVSGRVVGGDRRGREIGFPTANIRLARDALRPRHGVYAVRVLLEDGAGPRRLLEGVANFGLRPTFSGLVERLEVFLFDFAGDLYGRHVMVEFVGFVRPERKFDSVEALKARIAADCEAARALLADPENARDHLPMPTLERYLAEHPSPPVALVEHAGPLPA, encoded by the coding sequence GTGAAGCTCTGGCGCGATCGCGGGCCGCTCGATCCCCGCCTGCGGGGTGCGGTGGTGGCGCTCGGTAATTTCGACGGCTTCCATCGCGGCCACCAGGTGGTGGTGGGCGAGGCCGGGCGGCTGGCGCGGGCCATGGGCACGGCCCTCGCCGTGCTGGTGACGGAGCCGCACCCGCGCGCCTTCTTCGCGCCTGATGCGGCACCCTTCCGGCTGACGCCTTTCCGCGACCGGCTGCGGCTGATGGAGGGCTTCGGCGTCGATCTGCTCGCCGTGCTGCGCTTTAATGCGCGGCTCGCCGCCACCGACCACTGGGCCTTCGTGCTGCGCTATCTGAAGCAGGCGCTTCAGGCGCTGCATGTCGTCGTCGGCTTCGACTATCGCTTCGGCCGCGGCCGCGGCGGCTCGGCCGCGACGCTCGCCTGGCAGGGAGGGATGGAGGGTTTCGGGGTCACCGTCGTGCCGCCCGTGCGCTTCGGCATCGAGGGGGCGGCCGGCGAGATCTATTCCTCCAGCCTCGTGCGCCAGGCGCTGCGCGACGGCCGGGCGCGCCGCGCCGCCGCGCTGCTGGGCCACTGGTGGACGGTCTCGGGCCGGGTCGTCGGCGGCGACCGCCGCGGGCGCGAGATCGGCTTTCCGACCGCCAACATCCGCCTCGCGCGGGACGCGCTGCGCCCGCGCCACGGCGTCTACGCCGTGCGGGTGCTGCTGGAGGACGGCGCGGGGCCCCGGCGTTTGCTCGAGGGCGTCGCCAACTTCGGCCTGCGGCCCACCTTCTCGGGCCTCGTGGAGCGGCTCGAGGTGTTCCTTTTCGACTTCGCCGGCGACCTCTACGGCCGGCACGTGATGGTTGAATTCGTCGGCTTCGTGCGCCCGGAGCGCAAGTTCGACTCCGTCGAGGCGCTGAAAGCGCGGATCGCGGCGGATTGCGAGGCCGCCCGCGCGCTGCTGGCGGATCCCGAGAACGCCCGCGACCACCTGCCCATGCCGACGCTCGAGCGCTATCTGGCCGAACACCCCTCGCCGCCCGTCGCGCTTGTTGAGCATGCGGGCCCGCTGCCGGCCTGA
- the ileS gene encoding isoleucine--tRNA ligase yields the protein MTSENGSGKGGGPDYRASVFLPRTEFPMRAKLPQREPEWLARWQRQNIYRRLREAARGRPKFVLHDGPPYANGDIHIGHAMNKILKDVIVRAHQMTGHDAPYVPGWDCHGLPIEWKIEEQYRKAGRDKDEVDPVVFRRECREFAAYWIERQKAQFQRLGVFGDWDNPYTTMDFEAEAAIVEELLKFVREGRVYRGLRPVLWSPVEKTALAEAEVEYHDHTSTQIDVAFPVVETPDPPLEGAAVVIWTTTPWTIPGNRAIAYGPEIDYVLVEVEEVGEGARIAPGRRLLVAETLLDDFAARAGITVYGVVERLSGAALAGVVCAHPWRGRGYDFPVPLLPGEHVTTEQGTGFVHTAPGHGEEDFVLGRRFGLEVPATVGPDGRYYEHVPLVAGEHVYKVDEKVCALLEEAGALVAKGRLVHSYPHSWRSKAPLIFRTTDQWFISMDRGGLREVALKGIDAVRWVPPRSKNRIRAMVETRPDWVISRQRAWGVPITIFVKPDTGEILNDEAVHQRIIAAVREQGADAWFAGDPRRFLSDEQRAEGWEPVTDILDVWFDSGSTHAFVLERREELVWPASLYVEGSDQHRGWFQSSLLEACGTRGRPPYEAVLTHGFTQDAEGRKMSKSLGNVVDPLKVVDEFGADILRLWVVSTDYFEDQRIGDAILRGQVDAYRKLRNTLRYLLGALADFDAEHERVEPAEMPELERWILHRLSALDAELRRRIADFDFNPCFQALYHFCVQDLSAFYLDIRKDVLYCDPPTSPRRRAARDVMDRVFHRLVVWLAPILVFTAEEAWLARHGEAAESVHLEQFPETPKAWRDEALDERFRRLKTIRRVVTGALEEARRAKAIGASLEAAPVLHVENPQDRALLSSVDFAEICITSGLEVTDAPAPADAFRLDDVPGIAAVVRRAQGRKCARCWRVLEEVGRDARYPETCGRCADTLAELAFPPAEPAA from the coding sequence ATGACGAGCGAGAACGGCAGCGGCAAGGGCGGCGGGCCCGATTACCGCGCGAGCGTGTTTCTGCCGCGGACCGAGTTTCCCATGCGCGCAAAGCTGCCGCAGCGCGAGCCGGAGTGGCTGGCGCGCTGGCAGCGGCAGAACATCTACCGGCGCCTGCGCGAGGCCGCGCGCGGCCGGCCGAAGTTCGTGCTCCACGACGGCCCGCCCTATGCGAACGGCGACATCCACATCGGCCATGCGATGAACAAGATCCTGAAGGATGTCATCGTCCGCGCCCATCAGATGACGGGCCACGACGCACCCTACGTGCCGGGCTGGGACTGCCACGGCCTGCCGATCGAGTGGAAGATCGAGGAGCAGTACCGCAAGGCGGGACGCGACAAGGACGAGGTGGACCCCGTCGTCTTCCGCCGCGAGTGCCGGGAGTTCGCGGCCTACTGGATCGAGCGGCAGAAGGCGCAGTTCCAGCGCCTCGGCGTCTTCGGCGACTGGGACAATCCCTACACCACCATGGATTTCGAGGCGGAGGCGGCGATCGTCGAGGAGCTGCTCAAGTTCGTGCGCGAGGGCCGCGTCTACCGGGGCCTGCGGCCTGTGCTGTGGTCGCCGGTGGAAAAGACGGCGCTGGCCGAGGCCGAGGTCGAGTACCACGACCACACATCGACCCAGATCGACGTCGCCTTCCCGGTGGTGGAGACCCCCGATCCGCCGCTGGAAGGCGCGGCGGTGGTGATCTGGACCACGACGCCCTGGACCATCCCCGGCAACCGCGCGATCGCCTACGGGCCGGAGATAGACTATGTGCTGGTCGAGGTCGAGGAGGTGGGCGAGGGCGCCCGCATCGCCCCGGGGCGCCGGCTGCTGGTGGCCGAAACGCTTCTCGACGATTTCGCCGCACGTGCCGGGATCACCGTCTACGGCGTCGTCGAACGGCTGTCGGGCGCGGCGCTCGCGGGGGTGGTGTGCGCCCATCCCTGGCGCGGGCGCGGCTACGACTTCCCCGTGCCGCTGCTGCCCGGCGAGCACGTGACGACGGAGCAGGGCACGGGCTTCGTCCACACCGCGCCCGGCCACGGCGAGGAGGACTTCGTGCTCGGCCGGCGCTTCGGGCTGGAGGTGCCGGCCACCGTCGGCCCCGACGGCCGCTACTACGAGCATGTGCCGCTGGTGGCCGGCGAGCATGTCTACAAGGTGGACGAAAAGGTCTGCGCGCTGCTCGAGGAGGCGGGCGCGCTGGTGGCGAAGGGCCGCCTCGTCCACAGCTATCCCCATTCCTGGCGCTCGAAGGCGCCGCTCATCTTCCGCACCACGGACCAGTGGTTCATCTCGATGGACAGGGGCGGCCTGCGCGAGGTGGCGCTCAAGGGCATCGACGCGGTGCGCTGGGTGCCGCCGCGGTCGAAGAACCGCATCCGCGCCATGGTCGAGACGCGGCCGGACTGGGTGATCTCGCGCCAGCGGGCGTGGGGCGTGCCCATCACGATCTTCGTGAAGCCCGACACGGGCGAGATCCTGAACGACGAGGCCGTCCACCAGCGCATCATCGCGGCGGTGCGCGAGCAGGGCGCGGACGCCTGGTTTGCCGGCGATCCCCGGCGGTTCCTGTCCGACGAGCAGCGCGCCGAGGGATGGGAGCCGGTCACCGACATCCTGGACGTCTGGTTCGACTCCGGCTCGACCCACGCCTTCGTGCTGGAGAGGCGGGAAGAGCTCGTCTGGCCGGCGAGCCTCTATGTCGAGGGCTCCGACCAGCACCGGGGCTGGTTCCAGTCGAGTCTGCTGGAGGCCTGCGGCACCCGCGGGCGCCCGCCCTACGAGGCGGTGCTCACCCACGGCTTCACCCAGGATGCCGAGGGCCGCAAGATGTCCAAGTCGCTGGGCAACGTCGTCGATCCGCTCAAGGTCGTCGACGAGTTCGGCGCGGACATCCTGCGGCTGTGGGTGGTCTCCACCGACTATTTCGAGGATCAGCGCATCGGCGATGCGATCCTGCGCGGCCAGGTGGACGCCTATCGCAAGCTCCGCAACACCCTGCGCTATCTTCTCGGGGCGCTGGCGGACTTCGATGCGGAGCACGAGCGGGTCGAGCCCGCCGAGATGCCGGAGCTCGAGCGCTGGATCCTGCACCGGCTGAGCGCGCTCGATGCCGAGCTGCGCCGGCGCATCGCGGACTTCGACTTCAATCCCTGTTTCCAGGCGCTCTACCACTTCTGCGTCCAGGATCTGTCGGCCTTCTACCTCGACATCAGGAAGGACGTGCTCTACTGCGACCCGCCGACGAGCCCGCGCCGGCGTGCCGCGCGCGACGTGATGGACCGCGTCTTCCACAGGCTCGTCGTGTGGCTCGCGCCCATCCTCGTGTTCACGGCGGAAGAGGCCTGGCTCGCCCGCCATGGCGAGGCGGCGGAATCCGTGCATCTTGAGCAGTTCCCCGAGACCCCGAAGGCCTGGCGCGACGAGGCGCTGGACGAGCGCTTCCGGCGGCTGAAGACGATCCGCCGCGTGGTCACCGGCGCGCTGGAGGAGGCGCGGCGGGCGAAGGCGATCGGCGCTTCGCTAGAGGCCGCACCGGTCCTCCATGTCGAAAACCCGCAGGACCGCGCCCTGCTCAGTTCCGTCGATTTCGCCGAGATCTGCATCACCTCGGGGCTGGAGGTGACCGATGCGCCGGCGCCGGCCGACGCCTTCCGGCTCGACGACGTGCCCGGGATCGCCGCCGTCGTGCGCCGCGCGCAGGGGCGCAAATGCGCGCGCTGCTGGCGGGTCCTGGAGGAGGTCGGACGCGACGCCCGCTACCCGGAGACCTGCGGCCGCTGCGCGGATACCTTGGCTGAGCTTGCCTTCCCGCCGGCCGAGCCGGCCGCCTGA
- the regA gene encoding photosynthetic apparatus regulatory protein RegA: protein MNASPAPLKEEHPVNGDEPLKLLIVDDDELFLQQLARAMERRGFQVFTATDLAGALTLAAREEPQFAVVDLKLDRDNGLDLVPELRRVRDDMRIVILTGYGAIASAVAAIKTGAVDYLAKPADADSIEGALLAPPDGLPPPPDKPMTPDRVRWEHIQRIYEQCNRNVSETARRLNMHRRTLQRILAKRAPR from the coding sequence ATGAATGCGTCTCCAGCCCCGCTCAAGGAGGAGCATCCCGTAAACGGGGATGAGCCGTTGAAGCTGCTCATCGTCGATGATGACGAGCTGTTCCTGCAGCAGCTCGCGCGCGCCATGGAGCGGCGCGGCTTCCAGGTCTTCACGGCGACGGATCTGGCCGGCGCGCTGACGCTGGCCGCGCGCGAGGAGCCGCAGTTCGCCGTCGTCGACCTCAAGCTCGACCGCGACAACGGCCTCGACCTCGTGCCCGAGCTGAGACGCGTGCGCGACGACATGCGCATCGTGATTCTCACCGGCTACGGCGCGATCGCCAGCGCGGTGGCGGCGATCAAGACGGGGGCGGTGGACTATCTCGCCAAGCCCGCCGATGCCGACAGCATCGAGGGCGCACTGCTCGCCCCGCCCGACGGCCTGCCGCCGCCGCCCGACAAGCCGATGACGCCGGACCGCGTGCGCTGGGAGCACATCCAGCGCATCTACGAGCAGTGCAACCGCAACGTCTCGGAGACCGCGCGCCGGCTGAACATGCACCGGCGCACGCTGCAGCGGATCCTCGCCAAGCGCGCGCCGCGCTGA
- the regS gene encoding ATPase — protein MRPFQSFTSLFGGGFYPDPARSAAEDAGRRHTPSPPALPCRTLVGLRWLSIAGQTVVTAFVAGWLDARVPVDFVGPAIALKALFNIAVMLSHRRSPMLSEREAATHLAFDMLQLATVLYLTGGICNPFSALMLVPVTIAASVLGRRAMLAFVLFALVLLLVISIDPWPLPWPDTEPFMLPDTYVAGIWLALSSAIVVVAFYANSATEAGRRRIAALDAAAAALQRARQLADLGALAAAAAHELGTPLGTITLTLKDLLDDTPADAPHRPDLELMLREVERCRHALERLRQRDFGAGAHPFDRQPVEAILREVARPFEQRSHLELAIDARPVPDAGNLPAPRLQRRPELLHALSSFVENAIGFARTRVDLEARWSPAGLEIIIADDGPGFPDDVLGRLGEPYVSTRRRVAGDELPAGETGLGLGLGVFIACSLLERTGARVRFANRPQGGAVVTITWPADAAILKV, from the coding sequence ATGCGGCCGTTCCAGTCCTTCACCTCTCTCTTCGGCGGCGGGTTCTACCCCGACCCGGCCCGGTCGGCGGCGGAGGATGCCGGCCGGAGGCACACGCCGTCCCCTCCGGCGCTGCCTTGCCGCACCCTCGTGGGGCTGCGGTGGCTCTCGATCGCGGGCCAGACGGTGGTCACGGCCTTCGTCGCCGGCTGGCTGGATGCCCGGGTGCCCGTCGATTTCGTGGGCCCGGCGATTGCGCTCAAGGCTCTGTTCAACATCGCGGTGATGCTCTCGCACCGGCGCTCGCCGATGCTCTCCGAGCGCGAGGCCGCCACGCATCTCGCCTTCGACATGCTCCAGCTTGCGACGGTGCTGTATCTGACGGGCGGCATCTGCAATCCGTTTTCGGCGCTGATGCTGGTGCCGGTCACCATCGCGGCGAGCGTGCTGGGCCGGCGCGCCATGCTCGCCTTCGTGCTGTTCGCCCTCGTGCTGCTGCTTGTGATCTCCATCGACCCCTGGCCGCTGCCCTGGCCCGATACCGAGCCCTTCATGCTGCCGGACACCTATGTGGCGGGCATCTGGCTTGCGCTGAGCAGCGCGATCGTCGTCGTGGCCTTTTACGCCAACAGCGCGACCGAGGCCGGCCGCCGGCGCATCGCCGCCCTCGATGCCGCCGCGGCGGCCCTCCAGCGGGCGCGCCAGCTCGCCGACCTCGGGGCGCTGGCGGCGGCCGCCGCCCACGAGCTCGGCACGCCGCTCGGCACCATCACGCTGACCCTCAAGGACCTTCTGGACGACACGCCGGCCGACGCCCCGCACCGGCCGGATCTGGAACTGATGCTGCGCGAGGTCGAACGCTGCCGGCACGCGCTGGAGCGGCTGCGCCAGCGGGACTTCGGCGCCGGCGCCCATCCCTTCGACCGCCAGCCGGTCGAGGCGATCCTGCGCGAGGTGGCCCGCCCCTTCGAGCAGCGTTCCCACCTCGAGCTCGCGATCGACGCCCGGCCCGTCCCGGATGCCGGGAACCTCCCCGCGCCGCGCCTTCAGCGCCGGCCGGAGCTGCTGCACGCGCTGTCCAGCTTCGTCGAGAACGCCATCGGATTTGCGCGCACGCGCGTGGATCTTGAGGCGCGGTGGTCGCCGGCCGGGCTCGAGATCATCATCGCGGACGACGGCCCCGGATTTCCCGACGACGTGCTGGGCCGCCTCGGCGAGCCCTATGTCTCCACGCGCCGGCGGGTGGCGGGAGACGAGCTTCCGGCGGGCGAGACGGGACTCGGCCTGGGGCTCGGCGTCTTCATCGCCTGTTCGCTGCTCGAGCGCACGGGCGCGCGCGTGCGGTTTGCCAACCGCCCGCAGGGCGGCGCCGTCGTGACCATCACCTGGCCGGCGGACGCCGCGATCCTGAAGGTCTGA
- a CDS encoding aminotransferase, with translation MTPVAAEEPIASQRAIFDLPRDLVYLNAAYMTPWPKRFLAIADAAARQRLHPWEIGAEEFFAPSEEVRALAARLFDAPADAIAIQPAVSYAVATAARVLPLARGQVILTLAEEFPSNYYGWARRARETGAELVVLDGPADCDWTARVLEAIEQFGERVAVAALPNVHWASGIRLDLVRIRTALDAVGAALFVDVSQSLGALPFSVRAVRPDFATTVGYKWLFGPYALGFTYVAERWWDAPPLEDNWIVRAGAEDFRRLVDYQDRYMPGARRYDMGERSQFLAMPLAKAALELVLGWGPERTARTLAQLSERIIALFAQAGFDAPPAELRAPHLFGLRHESRDVVAVHAALAGARVLTSARGELLRVAPHLWIDEQDLARLAEVLAGL, from the coding sequence ATGACGCCTGTCGCCGCCGAGGAGCCGATCGCATCGCAGCGCGCGATCTTCGATCTGCCCCGCGATCTCGTGTATCTGAACGCCGCCTACATGACGCCCTGGCCGAAGCGGTTTCTCGCCATCGCCGATGCGGCCGCGCGTCAGCGTCTGCACCCATGGGAGATCGGGGCCGAGGAATTCTTCGCGCCGTCGGAAGAGGTGCGGGCGCTTGCCGCCCGGCTGTTCGACGCGCCCGCGGACGCCATCGCTATCCAGCCCGCCGTCTCCTATGCGGTGGCCACCGCCGCGCGGGTGCTGCCGCTCGCGCGCGGCCAGGTGATCCTCACGCTCGCCGAGGAGTTCCCATCCAATTACTACGGCTGGGCGCGCCGCGCCCGGGAGACCGGAGCCGAACTCGTCGTCCTCGACGGGCCGGCGGATTGCGACTGGACGGCGCGGGTTCTGGAGGCGATCGAGCAGTTCGGTGAGCGGGTGGCGGTCGCGGCGCTGCCCAACGTCCACTGGGCGAGCGGAATCCGCCTCGATCTCGTGCGCATCCGCACGGCATTGGACGCGGTGGGCGCGGCCCTGTTCGTCGACGTCTCCCAGAGCCTCGGCGCCCTGCCCTTCTCCGTGCGCGCGGTGCGGCCCGATTTCGCCACCACCGTCGGCTACAAATGGCTGTTCGGCCCCTATGCGCTGGGCTTCACCTATGTCGCCGAGCGCTGGTGGGACGCCCCGCCGCTGGAGGACAACTGGATCGTGCGCGCGGGCGCGGAGGACTTCCGCCGGCTCGTGGACTATCAGGACCGCTACATGCCCGGCGCCCGGCGCTACGACATGGGCGAGCGCAGCCAGTTTCTCGCCATGCCTCTCGCGAAGGCCGCGCTCGAGCTCGTGCTGGGCTGGGGCCCGGAACGCACCGCGCGCACGCTGGCGCAGCTGTCGGAGCGGATCATCGCGCTGTTCGCGCAGGCCGGCTTCGACGCGCCGCCCGCCGAACTGCGCGCGCCGCATCTGTTCGGCCTGCGCCACGAAAGCCGCGACGTCGTCGCCGTCCACGCCGCGCTCGCCGGAGCGCGGGTGCTGACCAGCGCGCGCGGTGAGCTGCTGAGGGTCGCCCCGCATCTGTGGATCGACGAGCAGGATCTCGCGCGTCTCGCCGAGGTGCTGGCGGGGCTCTGA